A DNA window from Thermosynechococcaceae cyanobacterium Okahandja contains the following coding sequences:
- the fabZ gene encoding 3-hydroxyacyl-ACP dehydratase FabZ, with protein MATLTELPPTPPVLSVTDLQRLLPHRYPFLLVDRVIDYVPQKYAVGLKNVTINEPFFQGHFPGRPIMPGVLIVEALAQVGGVVLMQMDWAKDKLSVFAGIDKVRFRRPVVPGDQLILRADLLVVKQQRIGKMQGRAEVNGQLVCEGEMMFSLVD; from the coding sequence ATGGCCACTTTGACCGAATTGCCGCCCACTCCACCTGTCCTCAGTGTCACCGACCTGCAACGGTTGTTGCCCCACCGCTACCCCTTTCTCTTGGTGGATCGGGTGATTGACTATGTCCCCCAAAAGTATGCCGTGGGGCTAAAGAACGTCACCATTAACGAGCCTTTTTTTCAAGGTCATTTTCCGGGTCGCCCGATTATGCCCGGCGTGTTAATTGTTGAGGCGCTGGCTCAAGTGGGGGGGGTCGTGCTGATGCAAATGGACTGGGCTAAAGACAAACTCTCAGTCTTTGCCGGAATTGATAAGGTGCGCTTTCGGCGACCCGTTGTGCCGGGCGATCAGCTTATTCTGCGGGCAGACCTGCTGGTGGTAAAGCAGCAGCGCATTGGCAAAATGCAGGGGCGCGCCGAAGTCAATGGCCAATTAGTGTGTGAAGGTGAGATGATGTTCTCCCTTGTGGACTAG
- a CDS encoding thioredoxin family protein, translating to MARTESTMLALGTVAPDFQLPDVVTGQTISLSTFAGKKALLVMFICRHCPYVKHVEKELAQLGRDYNDSDLGIVAISANDAAAYPDDAPESLKAMATELGFVFPLCYDESQETAKAYTAACTPDFFLFDADRKLVYRGQLDDSRPRNDAPVTGKDLRQAIDTVLRGETPSEDQKPSLGCNIKWKPGNEPAYYG from the coding sequence ATGGCACGCACAGAATCCACCATGCTGGCCTTGGGCACAGTGGCTCCTGACTTTCAACTGCCGGATGTTGTTACCGGCCAAACCATTTCCCTGAGTACGTTTGCAGGCAAAAAAGCCCTTTTAGTAATGTTTATTTGCCGTCACTGCCCCTACGTTAAACACGTGGAAAAGGAACTGGCTCAACTGGGGCGGGACTACAACGATAGCGACTTGGGCATTGTGGCCATCAGTGCCAATGATGCTGCCGCCTATCCGGATGATGCCCCCGAGTCCCTCAAGGCCATGGCAACAGAATTGGGGTTTGTGTTTCCCCTGTGCTATGACGAAAGCCAAGAGACGGCGAAGGCCTATACTGCCGCCTGCACACCGGACTTTTTCCTCTTTGATGCTGATCGCAAGCTGGTCTATCGTGGCCAACTAGACGATAGCCGCCCCCGCAACGATGCACCGGTCACCGGAAAGGATTTGCGCCAAGCCATTGACACCGTTTTACGGGGCGAGACTCCCAGCGAGGATCAAAAACCCAGTCTGGGCTGTAATATCAAGTGGAAACCGGGGAACGAACCAGCCTACTACGGTTAA
- a CDS encoding tRNA (cytidine(34)-2'-O)-methyltransferase has translation MPAVVLVHPQIPPNTGNIARTCAATQTPLHLIEPLGFELSDRYLKRAGLDYWPYVELYCHSGWEAFLKTRHPSERLVAFEPAATTPYWDFQFVASDWLVFGSEPDGLPPTVLETCDAYLKIPMWQPAVRSLNLSACVAIALMETYRQLQYSSR, from the coding sequence ATGCCTGCTGTTGTCCTTGTGCATCCTCAAATCCCCCCCAATACGGGTAATATTGCCCGTACCTGTGCCGCAACCCAAACGCCGCTGCACCTCATTGAACCCTTGGGCTTTGAACTGAGCGATCGCTACCTCAAGCGGGCTGGCCTAGACTATTGGCCCTATGTGGAACTTTACTGCCACAGCGGCTGGGAGGCCTTCTTAAAAACTCGCCATCCCTCTGAGCGGCTGGTGGCCTTTGAACCCGCGGCGACAACCCCCTACTGGGATTTTCAGTTTGTTGCCAGCGATTGGCTGGTTTTTGGCAGTGAACCGGATGGCCTCCCCCCAACCGTGTTAGAGACCTGCGATGCCTATCTGAAAATTCCCATGTGGCAACCCGCCGTGCGCAGCTTAAACCTCTCAGCCTGTGTGGCGATCGCCCTGATGGAAACCTATCGCCAGTTGCAGTACAGTAGCCGCTAA
- a CDS encoding cryptochrome/photolyase family protein — translation MTVGVWVLGDQLWPQQAALQSCAPPAPVIFIESHEWVRQRRYHAQKLVLVWSAMRHFAAELEAAGWRVTYATAPTFSAPLQEWIRTHQITEVRVMAPSDRPFGNLLERLTLPCRLTIVPNNHFLWSTAAFHEWAQNRHTLVLEYFYRAGRQRYNLLMANQRPLGGRWNYDRENRQPPKSGLQPPPPLEFTPTTITQTVMATVTSGAFETYGKLEPFRWGVTRAQAQQALAHFITYRLRDFGPYQDAMVAEHDTLWHSLLSPYLNLGLLQPLEVIEAAIAAYREQHLPLNSVEGFIRQILGWREYMYGLYHFLPETYSQSNYFEHRQPLPAFFWDRERPIAMNCLRHVIAQVESTGYAHHIQRLMILANFALIAGFQPQAVKEWFHAVFIDAYDWVMQTNVLGMGLFADGGILASKPYAASANYIQRMSNYCQRCAYNPKQRVGNRACPFNVFYWDFLDRQRHRLHENGRMGIVLRNLDKLSTSERHAIRTQAERWHAEHV, via the coding sequence GTGACCGTTGGGGTTTGGGTACTCGGAGATCAATTGTGGCCACAACAGGCCGCCCTACAAAGCTGTGCCCCCCCAGCACCGGTGATTTTTATTGAGTCCCATGAATGGGTGCGCCAACGCCGCTATCATGCCCAAAAACTGGTGTTAGTGTGGTCGGCGATGCGTCATTTTGCGGCGGAACTAGAGGCCGCAGGCTGGCGGGTTACCTATGCCACTGCCCCCACGTTTAGCGCACCCTTACAGGAGTGGATTCGCACGCACCAGATTACAGAAGTGCGGGTAATGGCACCCAGCGATCGCCCCTTTGGCAATCTCCTAGAACGGCTAACGCTGCCCTGTCGGCTGACGATTGTGCCGAACAATCATTTTTTGTGGTCAACGGCCGCCTTTCATGAGTGGGCACAGAATCGTCACACCTTAGTGCTGGAGTACTTTTACCGCGCTGGCCGCCAACGCTACAACCTGTTGATGGCAAACCAGAGGCCCTTGGGGGGGCGCTGGAACTACGACAGGGAGAATCGCCAACCGCCAAAATCCGGTCTTCAGCCGCCACCTCCCCTCGAATTTACGCCGACGACCATAACCCAAACGGTGATGGCAACGGTTACCAGTGGCGCGTTCGAGACCTATGGCAAGCTGGAACCCTTTCGCTGGGGAGTCACCCGCGCCCAAGCGCAGCAGGCCTTGGCACATTTCATCACCTATCGGCTGCGGGACTTTGGCCCTTACCAAGATGCAATGGTGGCAGAACACGACACCCTTTGGCATAGCCTGCTTTCCCCCTATCTGAACCTCGGCTTGTTGCAGCCCCTAGAAGTGATTGAAGCGGCGATCGCGGCCTACCGGGAACAGCACCTCCCCTTAAACAGTGTTGAGGGATTTATCCGCCAAATTTTAGGCTGGCGCGAGTATATGTACGGGCTTTATCATTTTTTGCCTGAGACCTACAGCCAAAGCAATTATTTTGAGCATCGGCAACCCTTGCCAGCATTTTTCTGGGATCGGGAACGTCCGATAGCCATGAACTGCCTGCGTCACGTCATTGCGCAGGTTGAGAGCACCGGCTATGCCCACCACATCCAACGGCTGATGATTTTAGCCAACTTTGCCCTGATTGCCGGTTTTCAACCCCAAGCGGTCAAGGAGTGGTTCCATGCCGTGTTTATTGATGCCTACGATTGGGTGATGCAAACCAATGTGCTGGGGATGGGGCTGTTTGCGGATGGGGGCATTCTTGCATCTAAGCCCTACGCCGCCTCCGCCAACTACATTCAGCGCATGAGTAACTATTGCCAAAGGTGCGCCTACAATCCAAAGCAGCGAGTGGGCAATCGCGCCTGTCCCTTCAATGTGTTCTACTGGGACTTTTTAGATCGGCAGCGGCACCGCCTGCACGAAAATGGCCGCATGGGTATTGTCCTGCGCAACTTGGATAAACTGAGCACCAGCGAGCGGCACGCGATTCGTACCCAAGCGGAACGATGGCACGCCGAGCACGTCTAG
- the rplY gene encoding 50S ribosomal protein L25: MSRSLAIEGHVRPENSKPNALRRAGQTPAVLYGHNGSESVALVVDTRAAEFLVRDARVQKTPIALSVPELSWQGTVVLQEVQAHPAKDTLYHLSFFANAAG, from the coding sequence ATGTCCCGTTCATTAGCCATTGAAGGTCACGTGCGCCCCGAAAATAGTAAACCTAATGCCCTGCGGCGCGCCGGGCAAACCCCCGCTGTGCTCTATGGCCATAACGGCAGTGAGTCTGTGGCGCTGGTGGTGGATACCCGTGCCGCTGAATTTCTGGTGCGGGATGCGCGGGTGCAAAAAACACCCATTGCCCTCTCTGTGCCGGAACTGTCGTGGCAGGGAACCGTTGTCCTCCAAGAGGTGCAGGCTCATCCCGCTAAGGATACCCTCTATCACCTCTCGTTTTTCGCGAACGCTGCTGGCTAA
- a CDS encoding adenylosuccinate synthase, translating to MANVVVVGAQWGDEGKGKITDLLSKSADVVVRYQGGVNAGHTIVVNDQTLKLHLIPSGILYPDTQCIIGAGTVVDPKVLLEEIEQLERLGVATHNLLIAETAHVTMPYHRQLDIAAEERRGSRRIGTTGRGIGPTYADKSERTGLRMLDLLDAEQLTSKLEWAIAQKNLILEKLYGLEPLEPQPIIEEYLDYGQRLKSHIVDGSLCIDDAIRRKRNILFEGAQGTLLDLDHGTYPYVTSSNPVAGGACVGAGIGPTIIDRVIGVAKAYTTRVGEGPFPTELVNDIGELLGKRGAEFGTTTGRPRRCGWFDAVIGRYAVRINGLDCLAITKLDVLDELPEIKVCVAYDIDGDRCEHFPSNAAKFARCRPIYETLPGWQQSTSHCRSLDDLPKAALNYLKFLAEIMSVPIAIVSLGAERSQTIIVEDPIHGPKRALLNDDGTQVHPVLS from the coding sequence TTGGCAAACGTCGTTGTTGTTGGTGCCCAGTGGGGCGATGAAGGCAAGGGAAAAATTACCGATCTCCTGAGTAAGTCTGCCGATGTGGTGGTGCGCTATCAGGGGGGGGTCAATGCAGGTCATACTATTGTGGTTAATGACCAAACCCTCAAGCTACACCTGATCCCGTCCGGCATTCTCTATCCCGACACCCAGTGCATTATTGGCGCGGGCACGGTTGTGGATCCCAAGGTTCTCCTTGAAGAAATTGAGCAGCTTGAGCGCCTTGGCGTGGCCACCCACAATTTACTCATTGCCGAGACGGCCCATGTAACCATGCCTTACCATCGGCAACTGGATATTGCCGCCGAAGAACGGCGCGGCTCACGCCGCATTGGCACCACCGGCCGTGGCATTGGCCCGACCTATGCCGATAAGTCCGAGCGTACCGGCTTGCGGATGCTGGATTTGCTGGATGCGGAGCAACTCACCAGTAAACTCGAGTGGGCGATCGCCCAAAAGAACTTAATCCTTGAGAAGCTTTACGGCCTTGAGCCGCTTGAGCCACAGCCGATTATTGAGGAGTACCTCGACTACGGCCAGCGCTTAAAATCCCACATTGTCGATGGGTCTCTGTGTATTGATGATGCCATCCGGCGCAAGCGCAACATTTTGTTTGAAGGGGCACAGGGGACGCTGCTCGACCTTGACCATGGTACCTATCCCTACGTCACCTCCTCAAATCCGGTGGCGGGGGGTGCCTGTGTGGGAGCGGGGATTGGCCCGACGATTATCGACCGCGTCATTGGCGTGGCCAAGGCCTATACCACCCGCGTTGGCGAAGGGCCTTTCCCCACCGAGTTGGTGAACGACATTGGCGAACTGCTGGGCAAACGTGGTGCTGAATTTGGTACAACTACCGGACGGCCCCGACGTTGCGGCTGGTTTGATGCGGTTATTGGTCGCTATGCGGTGCGCATCAATGGCCTCGACTGTTTAGCCATTACAAAGCTAGATGTGTTGGATGAACTGCCGGAAATTAAGGTGTGCGTTGCCTACGACATTGACGGCGATCGCTGCGAACACTTCCCCAGTAATGCCGCAAAATTTGCCCGCTGCCGCCCCATCTACGAAACCTTGCCCGGGTGGCAGCAGTCCACGAGTCACTGCCGCTCCCTTGATGACTTACCCAAGGCGGCGCTGAACTATCTAAAGTTTTTGGCTGAAATTATGTCGGTTCCCATCGCCATTGTTTCGTTGGGAGCAGAGCGCAGCCAAACCATCATTGTCGAGGATCCGATTCACGGTCCGAAGCGGGCACTCCTCAACGATGATGGCACCCAAGTCCACCCTGTTTTATCCTAA
- the lpxC gene encoding UDP-3-O-acyl-N-acetylglucosamine deacetylase, protein MHTTAPRPAPSAVSSAWQHTLAAPQHWSGVGLHSGATVQVTLRPAPVNTGRYFVRVDLPHQPHIPAQIGHVQSTQLATELVTNGVGVRTVEHLLAALAIAGVDNVAIEVSGAEVPVLDGSAQPWLEGIFAIGMVEQEAPRSSAVLADPITIYEGDAFVSAVPAPQTRLSYGIDFAYAAIGRQWCSFTVAELATEIAAARTFGFAEQVEYLRSQGLIQGGSLENALVCSATGWLNPPLRFADEPVRHKLLDFWGDLALLGAPPTAHYIAYKASHHLHTQLAQAIATRLDQRCASQ, encoded by the coding sequence ATGCACACGACGGCACCACGGCCTGCCCCAAGCGCAGTGAGTTCTGCTTGGCAGCACACCTTGGCGGCACCCCAGCACTGGTCAGGGGTGGGGTTACACTCGGGGGCAACCGTGCAGGTAACCCTGCGGCCAGCACCCGTGAACACGGGCCGCTACTTTGTGCGGGTCGATTTACCCCATCAACCGCACATTCCAGCGCAGATTGGCCATGTGCAATCTACCCAGTTGGCAACGGAACTGGTGACCAATGGTGTGGGGGTGCGTACGGTAGAGCACCTATTGGCGGCATTGGCGATCGCGGGCGTGGATAACGTTGCCATTGAGGTATCAGGGGCAGAAGTCCCGGTGCTCGATGGATCGGCACAACCGTGGCTAGAGGGAATATTCGCTATCGGCATGGTCGAGCAGGAGGCACCCCGCTCGTCTGCCGTCCTCGCGGATCCCATTACAATTTACGAGGGGGATGCCTTTGTTAGTGCAGTGCCCGCGCCCCAGACACGGCTAAGCTACGGCATTGACTTTGCTTACGCGGCCATTGGCCGCCAGTGGTGTAGTTTTACCGTTGCCGAGTTGGCCACGGAAATTGCCGCCGCCCGTACCTTTGGCTTTGCCGAGCAGGTGGAGTATCTGCGCAGCCAAGGTTTGATTCAAGGGGGTAGCCTAGAGAACGCCCTCGTGTGCAGCGCCACGGGCTGGTTGAATCCGCCCCTACGGTTTGCGGATGAACCCGTGCGCCACAAGCTGCTGGATTTTTGGGGGGATCTTGCCCTTTTGGGAGCGCCGCCCACCGCCCACTACATTGCCTACAAAGCCAGCCATCACCTGCACACCCAACTGGCACAAGCGATCGCCACCCGCCTCGACCAACGCTGTGCCAGCCAGTAA
- a CDS encoding transposase gives MNQVLTISCKLKVSESQAAKLDATVDAFAKALNWVNQNTPQKIVNAVKLQSLCYHEIRARFGLSSNLAQQVCRRVAGSRKVARQKQRPVKAFKTGFVTYDARIFSFRERDWTVSLTTVDGRERFELAIGNYQRGMLKGTAPKSATLVKRQDGSYYIQICVESEPPTPQDSDKVLGVDLGRTDIAHTSEGQHWDGQNITKVRDHFANLRATLQHKASQGTRSSRRRCRQLLQRLSGREQRFQTWVNHNVSQRIVETAKSLSASIAIEDLTGIRERTNQQPRSKTERRRSNSWAFYQLRLFVEYKALGAGVKVYAVNPRYTSQMCHRCLHIHPDPNKSYRNGKRFECGHCGWQGDADFNGAKNIAALGALVNRPRGSGAMSCSLQDVVLRAAESPLCTA, from the coding sequence ATGAATCAAGTCCTGACTATCTCCTGCAAGCTAAAGGTGTCCGAGTCGCAAGCCGCAAAACTGGATGCGACAGTGGATGCATTTGCAAAAGCGTTGAACTGGGTAAACCAGAATACGCCACAGAAGATAGTCAATGCGGTCAAGCTGCAATCCCTTTGCTATCACGAGATTCGCGCTCGGTTTGGCTTGTCGAGTAATTTGGCTCAGCAAGTTTGCCGTCGAGTTGCTGGGTCTCGTAAGGTGGCGAGGCAAAAACAACGCCCAGTCAAAGCATTCAAAACTGGCTTTGTTACCTATGACGCTCGCATCTTCTCCTTTCGTGAGCGGGACTGGACGGTCTCGCTCACTACCGTGGATGGTCGTGAGCGGTTTGAACTGGCCATCGGCAACTACCAAAGAGGGATGCTAAAGGGAACTGCCCCTAAGTCTGCAACGCTGGTCAAGCGGCAAGACGGCTCCTACTACATCCAGATTTGCGTGGAGTCGGAACCGCCAACCCCGCAGGATAGCGATAAGGTCTTAGGGGTGGACTTAGGACGTACAGACATTGCACACACATCGGAGGGACAACACTGGGATGGGCAAAACATAACCAAAGTTCGAGACCACTTTGCCAACTTGAGAGCCACGCTCCAGCACAAAGCCAGTCAGGGCACACGCAGTTCGAGACGGAGATGCCGTCAACTGCTGCAACGGCTGTCTGGCCGCGAGCAGCGGTTCCAAACATGGGTCAACCACAATGTTTCTCAACGCATCGTTGAAACCGCTAAGTCTCTTTCTGCCAGCATTGCCATTGAAGATTTGACGGGCATTCGAGAGCGTACCAACCAGCAGCCTCGCAGCAAAACGGAACGCAGACGCAGTAATAGTTGGGCGTTCTACCAGTTGAGGTTGTTTGTGGAGTACAAAGCTTTGGGAGCTGGGGTGAAGGTTTATGCCGTTAACCCCAGATACACGTCTCAAATGTGTCATCGATGCCTGCATATTCATCCCGACCCCAACAAGTCCTATCGGAACGGCAAGCGATTTGAGTGCGGGCACTGTGGTTGGCAGGGTGATGCTGATTTTAACGGTGCAAAGAATATCGCTGCATTGGGGGCGCTTGTAAACCGCCCTAGAGGTTCGGGAGCAATGTCTTGTTCGTTGCAGGATGTTGTTCTCAGGGCTGCTGAAAGCCCGCTCTGTACCGCTTAG
- a CDS encoding BamA/TamA family outer membrane protein, with the protein MKKPISPLLPLQPLAAVLRTMAIAITAGAIALGTSGLTATRAQDAAPEGSAPATATPPAEPAPTPPEVAPPSPEAAPTPPVSQPAADEPQVLIAEVVVEGATPELEQLVYQVITTRPGSTATRSQLQQDTNAIFATGFFADVNAQPSDTPLGVRITFVVRPYPVLRAVQVAGNQILTQEQVNQIFAPQVGRNLNLKELQEGIEKINAFYKDNGYILGQVVGTPQIDPDGVVTLQVAEGVVEQVTYRFLNKDGEPTRQWTRDFVISREMDTQPGVVLNQNTVQGDLRRLFELGLFEDVQVALEPGQDPRKVNLILNFKERNTGSISAGAGYSSAAGLFGTVAFQQNNLFGRNWKFGVEAQGGTEGEFLFDVNFTDPWIKGDPYRTSYTVSAFNRLNVPYTFSNGPINVPLANGDLPRINRLGSSIFFTRPFTKDRDLVRTAWTGSVGLQYQRVTSMDGGFVRFKTDVLGNCLTFPDNGVCRGFNDLFTVQAAILRDLRNDVLRPTSGQVIRLGVDQSVPVGAGNILMSRVRGSYSFYIPVRFLRLEGPQTLAFNIQAGNIFGDLPPYESFTIGGANSVRGWEEGAIGSGRAFVQGTVEYRFPIFNIVGGALFFDGASLLGTQSSVPGQPGIVRGKPGEGLGYGAGLRVNTPLGNVRVDFGWNNEGGNAFSFGIGERF; encoded by the coding sequence GTGAAAAAGCCAATTTCTCCCCTCTTGCCATTGCAGCCCCTAGCGGCTGTCCTAAGGACGATGGCGATCGCGATCACAGCGGGGGCGATCGCCCTTGGCACTAGTGGTCTGACTGCTACGCGTGCTCAAGACGCTGCCCCAGAGGGCAGTGCGCCAGCAACCGCCACCCCGCCAGCGGAACCCGCACCAACACCGCCAGAAGTAGCACCACCCTCCCCAGAAGCAGCACCAACACCTCCGGTGAGTCAACCCGCCGCAGACGAGCCACAGGTGCTCATTGCCGAAGTGGTGGTAGAAGGGGCAACCCCAGAACTCGAACAACTGGTATATCAAGTCATTACCACCCGTCCGGGCAGCACGGCCACCCGCAGCCAACTCCAGCAAGACACCAACGCCATCTTTGCCACCGGCTTCTTTGCCGATGTCAATGCCCAACCCAGTGACACCCCCCTTGGCGTGCGCATTACCTTTGTGGTGCGTCCCTATCCGGTACTGCGAGCGGTGCAAGTGGCCGGCAACCAAATCCTCACCCAAGAGCAGGTCAACCAAATTTTTGCCCCCCAGGTGGGTCGCAATCTCAACCTGAAGGAACTACAAGAAGGCATTGAAAAAATTAACGCCTTCTATAAAGACAATGGCTACATTCTCGGGCAAGTGGTGGGCACACCCCAAATTGATCCGGATGGCGTAGTCACGCTACAGGTGGCCGAAGGGGTTGTAGAACAGGTAACCTATCGCTTTTTGAATAAAGATGGCGAGCCAACCCGCCAATGGACGCGCGACTTTGTCATTAGCCGTGAAATGGATACCCAACCCGGTGTGGTGCTCAACCAAAACACCGTGCAAGGGGATTTGCGCCGCCTATTTGAACTGGGTCTGTTTGAAGATGTGCAGGTTGCCCTTGAACCCGGCCAAGACCCGCGCAAAGTTAACTTGATCCTTAACTTTAAGGAGCGTAATACCGGCAGTATCTCCGCAGGGGCTGGCTATAGTTCTGCCGCAGGCTTGTTTGGTACCGTTGCCTTCCAGCAAAATAACCTCTTTGGTCGCAACTGGAAATTTGGCGTTGAGGCACAGGGCGGCACCGAAGGGGAATTTCTGTTTGATGTGAACTTTACCGACCCTTGGATCAAAGGGGACCCCTACCGCACCTCCTACACGGTGAGCGCCTTCAACCGCTTAAATGTGCCCTACACCTTTAGTAATGGGCCGATTAATGTCCCGCTGGCCAACGGGGATCTGCCGCGGATTAACCGCCTAGGGTCGTCGATCTTCTTTACCCGTCCCTTTACCAAAGACAGGGATCTGGTGCGCACCGCCTGGACGGGTTCCGTTGGTCTCCAGTACCAGCGGGTCACCTCAATGGATGGCGGCTTCGTGCGCTTTAAGACCGATGTGTTGGGGAACTGTTTAACCTTCCCCGACAATGGCGTGTGCCGGGGCTTTAACGACCTCTTTACCGTACAGGCCGCTATTTTGCGGGACTTGCGTAACGATGTCCTGCGACCCACCAGCGGCCAAGTCATTCGCTTGGGGGTGGATCAGTCGGTGCCGGTGGGGGCGGGCAATATCTTAATGAGTCGTGTTCGGGGCAGCTATAGCTTCTACATCCCGGTGCGGTTCTTGAGGCTAGAAGGGCCACAAACCCTTGCGTTCAACATTCAAGCGGGGAATATCTTTGGCGACTTACCCCCCTACGAGTCCTTTACGATTGGGGGGGCAAACTCGGTGCGTGGCTGGGAAGAGGGAGCCATTGGCTCAGGTCGCGCCTTTGTCCAGGGCACCGTGGAGTATCGCTTTCCCATCTTTAACATTGTGGGTGGCGCGCTATTCTTTGATGGTGCCAGCTTGTTGGGCACCCAGTCCAGTGTGCCTGGGCAGCCCGGTATTGTGCGGGGCAAACCCGGCGAAGGGCTAGGCTATGGAGCCGGTCTGCGGGTGAATACGCCCCTCGGAAATGTGCGGGTGGATTTCGGCTGGAACAACGAAGGGGGAAATGCCTTTAGTTTCGGCATTGGTGAGCGCTTCTAG
- the lpxA gene encoding acyl-ACP--UDP-N-acetylglucosamine O-acyltransferase, producing MMQTLIHPTAVIHPNAELDPTVQVGPYAVIGEQVRVGAQTQIGAHVIIEGPTEVGVGNRIFPGAVIGTVSQDQKYTGANSALRIGDYNTIREYVTINRANGEGDATIIGNHNLLLAYVHIAHDCVIEDQVVITNAASIAGHVCIESKARIGGMVGIHQFVHIGRLAMVGAMARVDRDVPPYMLVEGHPARVRALNQVGLRRSGVDETEMRHLKEAFRILYRRDLPLKEAIAQLAALPASQHLEHLQRFLTYARDEGRRGLTPGGRTD from the coding sequence ATGATGCAAACGCTGATCCATCCTACAGCCGTTATTCACCCCAACGCAGAGCTTGACCCCACCGTACAGGTAGGCCCCTACGCGGTCATCGGTGAGCAGGTGCGGGTAGGGGCGCAGACGCAAATTGGTGCCCATGTGATTATTGAGGGACCAACCGAGGTGGGGGTGGGAAATCGTATTTTTCCCGGAGCAGTCATTGGTACCGTCTCGCAGGATCAAAAATATACGGGTGCCAACAGTGCCCTCCGCATTGGGGACTACAACACCATTCGCGAGTACGTCACGATTAATCGTGCCAATGGCGAAGGGGATGCCACCATCATCGGCAACCATAACCTGCTGCTGGCCTATGTCCACATTGCCCATGACTGCGTGATTGAGGATCAGGTGGTGATTACCAATGCCGCCTCCATTGCGGGTCATGTTTGCATTGAGTCTAAGGCGCGGATTGGTGGCATGGTGGGGATTCATCAGTTTGTCCATATTGGTCGCTTGGCCATGGTGGGGGCCATGGCGCGGGTGGATCGCGATGTGCCGCCCTACATGCTGGTGGAGGGGCACCCCGCCCGGGTGCGTGCCCTAAATCAGGTGGGGTTGCGGCGCTCTGGTGTGGATGAGACTGAAATGCGGCACCTGAAGGAGGCCTTTCGGATCCTTTACCGGCGGGATTTACCCCTCAAAGAGGCGATCGCCCAGTTGGCAGCGCTGCCCGCCTCGCAACATTTAGAGCACCTGCAGCGGTTTTTAACCTACGCCCGGGACGAAGGACGGCGCGGCCTGACCCCGGGGGGACGCACCGACTAA